The Chryseobacterium sp. 52 genome includes a region encoding these proteins:
- a CDS encoding acyl-CoA dehydrogenase family protein → MSYYPLTSIPDYYGIDALLTEEHKLIRQSVRDWVESFVMPQIDQAAQNHTDIPGLMKELGKIGALGPYIPVEYGGSGLDQISYGLIMQELERGDSAVRSAASVQSSLVMFPINEFGSEEQKKKYLPQLAAGEMIGSFGLTEPNHGSDPSSMETYFKDMGDHYLLNGAKMWITNSPVCDIAVIWAKNEEGKVQGLIVERGMEGFTTPETHNKWSLRASKTGELVFNDVKVPKENLLPGVTGLKGPLSCLNSARYGISWGVIGAAIDCYCTAVQYSKERKQFGKPIGSFQLQQKKLAEFLTEITKAQLLCLQLGNLKNAHKASPAQISMAKRNNVKMAIDIARESRQILGGMGIMGEFPMMRHAANLESVITYEGTHDVHLLITGLDITGINAF, encoded by the coding sequence ATGTCATATTATCCTCTTACAAGCATTCCAGACTACTACGGAATTGATGCTTTACTTACTGAAGAACACAAACTGATCCGTCAATCGGTAAGAGATTGGGTGGAGAGTTTTGTAATGCCGCAGATTGACCAGGCCGCACAAAATCATACTGATATTCCCGGCTTAATGAAAGAATTGGGGAAAATTGGAGCTTTAGGTCCGTATATTCCTGTTGAATATGGCGGTTCAGGGCTGGATCAGATTTCTTATGGTCTTATCATGCAGGAATTGGAAAGAGGAGATTCAGCTGTACGTTCTGCTGCTTCGGTACAGAGCTCGCTGGTGATGTTCCCTATCAATGAATTCGGTTCTGAGGAGCAGAAGAAAAAATACCTTCCTCAGCTTGCTGCGGGAGAAATGATTGGTTCTTTTGGATTAACTGAGCCTAATCACGGTTCTGATCCAAGTTCTATGGAAACGTATTTCAAAGATATGGGCGACCATTATCTTCTGAATGGGGCTAAAATGTGGATCACGAATTCTCCGGTATGCGATATTGCTGTGATCTGGGCAAAAAATGAAGAAGGAAAAGTACAGGGATTAATTGTTGAAAGAGGAATGGAAGGTTTTACCACTCCTGAAACTCATAATAAATGGAGCTTAAGAGCATCGAAAACCGGAGAACTGGTATTCAATGACGTAAAAGTTCCTAAAGAAAATCTACTTCCGGGAGTAACCGGATTAAAAGGACCATTATCTTGTTTAAACTCAGCAAGATACGGAATTTCATGGGGTGTAATCGGGGCGGCTATTGACTGCTACTGTACAGCTGTTCAGTATTCTAAAGAAAGAAAGCAGTTTGGAAAACCAATCGGTTCTTTCCAGCTTCAGCAGAAAAAATTAGCTGAATTCTTAACGGAGATCACAAAAGCACAGTTATTATGCCTTCAGTTAGGAAATCTTAAAAATGCTCACAAAGCAAGTCCTGCACAAATTTCAATGGCTAAGCGTAACAACGTGAAAATGGCTATTGACATCGCAAGAGAATCAAGACAGATCCTTGGTGGTATGGGGATCATGGGTGAATTCCCAATGATGAGACATGCTGCTAATCTTGAGTCAGTGATTACATATGAAGGTACCCATGATGTACATTTACTGATCACCGGTTTAGATATTACAGGAATCAATGCTTTTTAA
- a CDS encoding MFS transporter: MTSKLSQISLPLKLTFLIFSMVLNCMGIVILQLSEAKITYEKLGFLESFKDLPIAFISLFAVNFISKTGTKKALISALVIVGICSCLLPFVEDFWFYKVWFAIIGTCFAVGKICVFGIIRNNVSDEKSLARMMNSVEATFMVGIFVVNTGFGWLISSRYSEFWKFGFLSISILCAITIFLFSKLNISEAKKNKSESLISELSAFAKPATIVFLAVVFFIVFVEQGFNSWLPSFYKNHLNVNSFFALQATSFLALFSYAGRTVTANIIQRFSLSRYYIVCISLIMAVLLIILGIQYFDSVSSGVILFLFPVIGLFLSPLYPVLNSKMIAKVDKEKINLFTSLIVIFSSLGSSVSSIIMSILFGKQLLNYYPLYILLAVSVLFTVSLIYFRLAGKKL, from the coding sequence ATGACATCCAAGCTTTCCCAAATCTCTCTTCCTTTAAAGCTGACCTTTCTTATTTTCTCAATGGTGCTGAACTGTATGGGCATTGTGATTCTTCAGCTTTCTGAAGCTAAAATCACTTATGAAAAGTTAGGCTTTTTGGAATCATTCAAAGATCTCCCGATTGCTTTTATTTCACTTTTCGCAGTTAATTTTATCAGCAAGACCGGAACTAAAAAAGCTTTGATTTCGGCCTTGGTTATTGTTGGGATCTGCTCTTGTCTTCTTCCTTTTGTAGAAGATTTTTGGTTTTACAAGGTTTGGTTTGCGATTATCGGGACCTGTTTTGCAGTAGGGAAAATCTGCGTTTTCGGGATTATCAGGAATAATGTTTCGGATGAAAAGTCTCTTGCCAGGATGATGAACAGTGTAGAAGCTACCTTTATGGTGGGTATCTTTGTAGTGAATACAGGTTTTGGATGGCTGATCTCTAGCCGTTACTCGGAATTCTGGAAATTTGGATTCCTTTCAATCTCAATACTTTGCGCCATCACGATATTTTTATTTTCAAAACTAAATATTTCTGAAGCCAAAAAGAACAAAAGCGAAAGTCTTATTTCGGAACTTTCAGCATTTGCCAAGCCGGCTACGATTGTATTCCTTGCCGTGGTTTTCTTTATCGTTTTTGTAGAGCAGGGGTTTAATTCATGGCTTCCCTCCTTCTATAAAAATCATCTGAACGTCAATTCTTTCTTTGCTTTGCAGGCCACTTCTTTCCTTGCCCTTTTTTCTTACGCAGGAAGGACAGTCACAGCCAATATTATCCAGAGATTTTCATTATCAAGGTATTATATTGTATGTATATCTTTAATTATGGCAGTGCTTTTAATAATTTTAGGGATTCAGTATTTTGATTCTGTCAGTTCCGGCGTTATTTTGTTTTTATTTCCGGTAATCGGGCTTTTTCTGTCACCACTCTACCCAGTCCTTAATTCAAAAATGATTGCAAAGGTTGACAAAGAAAAAATTAACCTGTTTACCTCCCTGATCGTTATTTTTTCATCGCTGGGCAGCTCTGTCAGTTCAATTATTATGTCCATCCTCTTCGGAAAACAGCTCTTAAACTACTATCCACTGTATATTTTACTTGCTGTTTCTGTGCTTTTTACAGTGAGTTTAATATATTTTAGGCTTGCAGGAAAGAAATTATAG
- a CDS encoding NUDIX hydrolase encodes MKIKDTKNKETLRELIDTKDFVAHVSVDCTIFGFHNNILKVLLLKYHDLDLWSLPGGFVFNDEDLREAAARVLYERTHLQDLFLKQFHTFGRIDRTENNVHQILLNNKGIEVPKDHWIFQRFITVGYCSLIDFSIANTFPDAFNESCEWFEVDNLPKMAFDHDRVIETGLEYLRMNINTEVAASNLLPEKFTMKDLQSLYETILGQKFRRNNFQRKILSLNILDRLEKLYDGSANKAPYLYKFKSKVHNAANQYPISNDEES; translated from the coding sequence ATGAAAATCAAAGACACAAAAAATAAAGAAACCCTTCGGGAACTTATTGATACAAAAGATTTTGTAGCACATGTATCTGTTGACTGCACGATATTTGGTTTTCACAATAATATTTTGAAGGTTCTGCTTTTAAAATACCATGACCTGGATTTGTGGTCGCTTCCGGGCGGTTTTGTTTTCAATGATGAAGATCTGCGCGAAGCTGCTGCGAGGGTATTGTATGAAAGAACGCATCTTCAGGACCTTTTTTTAAAACAGTTCCACACTTTCGGAAGAATTGACCGTACAGAAAATAATGTTCATCAGATTCTTCTCAATAATAAAGGCATTGAAGTCCCGAAAGATCACTGGATCTTTCAGAGATTCATTACGGTAGGCTATTGCAGCCTTATCGATTTTTCTATTGCCAACACTTTTCCGGATGCATTCAATGAGAGCTGTGAATGGTTTGAAGTTGATAATTTACCCAAAATGGCTTTTGACCATGACAGGGTTATAGAAACCGGCCTTGAATACCTCCGCATGAATATCAATACGGAAGTGGCAGCCAGTAATCTTCTTCCGGAGAAATTTACCATGAAAGATCTTCAGTCACTGTATGAAACCATTTTAGGACAGAAATTCAGAAGAAATAATTTCCAGCGCAAGATATTAAGCTTAAATATTCTGGACAGACTGGAGAAGCTTTATGATGGCTCTGCCAACAAGGCACCTTATCTGTATAAGTTCAAAAGCAAGGTACACAATGCTGCCAATCAGTATCCTATCTCTAATGATGAGGAATCTTAA
- a CDS encoding T9SS type A sorting domain-containing protein, whose product MKKLSTLLLGLTAPFFFAQQAGDLANVEQKLDLTPQGVANFISNSLGEQNAPDFVSYLNGFNVGLKGYKITYYTKNENNVLVKATGLLMYPNVNFKLSTVVSDHGTTDSRNNVPSNFKGTLTAGFVVELSYVLNGYILMAPDYVGMGTGDGVHPYVDYATEAGATIDFVTAANKVLAQQGIKRYDEYFLAGYSQGAHAAMSTLKRLNISNPTNLKFKYAYMGDGPYDFSGVTLNKGVLEKDFYPFTSFLANVLHTCNNTGFKTYTTSISEVISPEYLDKYNYHVVQDNGGLLWGPVIWRNLFTPTFVNDVTNNPNNNLRRCMKPKDVYDWYNKTPMTLGHSTVDLAIPPENTSKTIDVQRGYYAWWDLNKYKLDSFYWGPLGHVGGILPFTLASNAKFNTLRSGGLLNQWAILTSKQQSSGQSETHSLYSSQLKPDLGNMELLGITDFNQEKAVSKSGTENSLSSLKDGVYLLKVQENNDSKLIPYIKNTPIEVSDNEIINSEINGVLKLKIPQEELITVNIFDANKNLLKTISREQYIDNGGIDMKDIDNQNNTFEIITQFYNLQFKKTQTDRLLTNKSEIFTQTHQIIARADNGIKSISIYSISGALILQQEVNKSEFASKSLDSGVYVVQMITADGKTVNKKVKL is encoded by the coding sequence ATGAAAAAACTATCCACGCTTTTATTAGGTTTAACAGCTCCGTTCTTTTTTGCCCAGCAGGCAGGAGACCTTGCCAACGTTGAACAAAAACTGGATCTGACTCCGCAAGGTGTTGCTAATTTTATTTCGAACAGCCTAGGCGAACAGAATGCGCCGGATTTCGTCAGTTATCTCAATGGCTTCAATGTAGGTCTTAAAGGTTACAAAATAACCTATTACACAAAAAATGAGAATAATGTTCTTGTAAAAGCTACAGGACTTCTGATGTACCCAAACGTCAATTTTAAGCTTTCTACGGTAGTTTCTGACCACGGAACGACAGACAGCAGGAATAATGTTCCTTCTAACTTTAAAGGAACTCTAACAGCCGGATTTGTGGTTGAGCTTTCTTATGTTCTTAATGGATATATTTTGATGGCTCCTGACTATGTAGGCATGGGAACCGGAGATGGAGTTCATCCGTATGTAGACTACGCTACAGAAGCAGGCGCAACGATAGATTTCGTTACAGCAGCTAATAAAGTTTTAGCCCAGCAGGGAATAAAACGCTATGACGAATACTTCCTGGCAGGCTATTCTCAAGGCGCGCACGCCGCAATGTCCACTCTAAAAAGGCTGAACATTTCCAATCCCACTAATCTGAAATTCAAATATGCTTATATGGGAGACGGCCCTTATGATTTTTCAGGCGTTACTTTAAACAAAGGAGTTCTGGAAAAGGATTTTTATCCGTTCACTTCTTTCCTGGCCAATGTACTTCACACGTGCAACAATACAGGCTTTAAAACCTATACTACCAGTATTTCAGAAGTTATTTCACCGGAATATCTGGACAAATATAATTATCATGTGGTTCAGGATAACGGAGGTCTTCTCTGGGGCCCTGTGATCTGGAGAAATCTATTCACCCCTACTTTCGTCAACGATGTGACTAATAACCCCAACAATAATCTCAGACGATGCATGAAACCTAAAGATGTCTATGACTGGTATAATAAAACGCCTATGACATTGGGGCATTCTACGGTAGACCTTGCTATTCCGCCTGAAAACACTTCTAAAACCATTGATGTTCAGCGTGGCTATTATGCATGGTGGGATCTGAACAAATATAAACTGGATTCTTTCTATTGGGGGCCTTTAGGCCATGTGGGAGGAATTCTTCCGTTCACTTTGGCATCTAATGCAAAATTCAATACCCTTAGAAGCGGTGGCCTTTTGAATCAATGGGCAATACTTACTTCAAAACAACAGAGCAGTGGCCAGTCTGAGACTCATTCACTGTATTCTTCTCAATTAAAACCGGATTTAGGGAATATGGAACTGCTTGGAATTACAGATTTCAATCAGGAAAAAGCAGTAAGCAAATCAGGGACAGAAAACAGCTTATCATCCTTAAAAGATGGGGTTTATCTCTTAAAAGTGCAGGAAAATAATGATAGCAAACTAATTCCTTACATTAAGAACACACCTATAGAAGTTTCTGATAATGAAATTATTAACTCTGAAATTAATGGTGTTTTAAAACTAAAAATTCCTCAGGAAGAACTGATTACGGTCAATATTTTTGATGCCAATAAAAATTTACTGAAAACCATCTCCAGAGAACAATATATTGACAACGGGGGAATTGACATGAAAGATATTGATAATCAAAACAATACTTTTGAAATTATCACTCAGTTTTACAATCTTCAGTTCAAGAAAACACAGACAGATCGTTTATTAACCAATAAATCTGAAATATTTACACAAACCCATCAGATTATTGCCAGAGCAGACAACGGTATTAAAAGCATCAGCATATATAGCATTTCCGGCGCACTGATTCTGCAACAGGAAGTCAATAAGTCCGAATTTGCATCAAAAAGTTTAGATTCAGGAGTTTACGTGGTTCAAATGATAACTGCTGATGGAAAAACAGTGAACAAAAAAGTAAAACTATAA